AAAATATCCGTTCTCTATATTCGCCCCACGCGCAGAATTGGCTTCCGATCCATGTTGATTTGCTGCTCTACGGCCTGACACTCGCGGTATGCGTCGTCTCGCTCACGCAGCCTCAGCCCATTCTTCTCTGAAACGGACCCCACAGAACCAAATTCAGGCCGGAAGAGTAGACAAGGACGAAGATAAAGCGAGGACTGGTAAACTCCGCCATTCCGGCAACGAATCCACAAGATTGGATCGAGCAGATGAAACCATGATTCCGCTGGAAGAGATGACAGACGAACAATTCGGGCAGCATGTTCTCGCTCTTCTTAAGAAAGAGCTCGGCCCGTACGGAATGGCGCGCTTCCTGAGCAAGTTTTGGATCGGAACCATCGACTAACCCCGTGACCGCAACCTCTGGCTCGATGGCGTCTCGGCAGACAAAGTCCTCAAGGAATCCGGATACGTTCCAGTCCGCGACCTGCTGAAAAAAAGAAGCATCCTAGCTAATCATCGCCACCTTTGCCCTTTTCCCCAACCGCACCACGATCCGCGCAGGCAGTTTTTCCAGCGGAATCGTCGCATTCCCCGCAACTTCTCCGTCCAGCTTCACCGCCTTCTCGGCAATTTTTCGGCTGGCCTCGGCTCCGCTCGCCGCCAGGCCAAGCTGCACAAGCAGCTTCGGCAGCCGGATCGCCAATCCTCCCGGCAGCCCCGACGGGCCAACCAGATCGGCATACGTAACCGCAACCTCTTCGAGATCCTCGCCAACTTCGCGCTGCTGGAACATCCGCGCCCAGTTCTCATCCGCCCGCGCTGCTTCTTCCGCCGAATGAAAATCGGCCACAATCGTCCGTGCCAGCCGCTTTTTGGCTTCCATCGGATGCAGCGCGCCAGAAGCGACCTCGGCCTGCAATCCGTCTACTTCCGACTGCCGCAGGTCGGTCAGAAGCGCCCAGAACTTCCACATCAGCTCGTCGGAGATCGACATGAGCTTGCCGTACATCTCCGCCGGCGGCTCGTGAATGCCAATCGCATTCCCGAGCGACTTGGACATCTTCTGCACTCCGTCCAAACCTTCGAGGATCGGCGTCATCAGCACGATCTGCGGTTTCTGCCCAAACTGCCGTTGCAATTCGCGCCCGCCTAGCAGATTGAATTTCTGATCTGTACCGCCTAGCTCCACATCGCACTCCAGCGCGACCGAGTCATAACCCTGCATCATCGGATACAAAAACTCATGCAGACCGATTGGCTGCTCCGCTTCAAACCGCTTGTGGAACTCATCTCGCTCCAACATCTGCGAGACGGTAAAGTGCGACGCCAGCCGAATCGTCCCCTCAAATCCCAGCTTGTCCAGCCACTCGGAGTTGAAGCGGACCTCAGTCTGGTCTCGGTCCAGAATCTTGAAGACTTGTTCCTGGTAGGTTTTGGCGTTTTCGTTGATCTGCTCCCGCGTCAGAGGCTTCCGCGTCACATTCCGGCCTGTCGGATCGCCGATCAGCGAAGTGAAGTCACCCACGAGAAAGATCACCTGATGACCAAGCTGCTGAAAGTGACGGAGTTTGCGCATCAGGACGGTATGCCCCAGGTGCAAATCCGGAGCTGTTGGGTCAAAACCGGCCTTCACGCGCAATGGCCGCCCTGTCTTGCGCGACTCCTCAAGCCGCTCCCGCAGATCAGAAACACGAATAATCTCCGCCGCACCCTTCTGCAGCAGATCCAACTGCTCATCCACACTCAGGAATTCATGCATATTCCTATAAGTATAGATTTACCGCCAGCCCGCTCTATCCAATCCGCTTTCTCCATAAGGACGGATTCCTCCATAGGCCGGAGGCTAAGTCCTCCCGCGAGCGCCAACTCAATTGAGCAAATTGAAACAGCCGCGATCGCTCTTTCATGAGACGCTTTTCACACTTGTCGAATGCAGCTTGGCGGGACCGTGCAATAAAATCGTTCCGGCTGGAGTTTCCGCCGGTTCAGGCACCTGCCCGATTAAACGTCCTCGGCCGCGATTGCATCCAAGGATGCAATGTCTCCAATTCCCAAGAGCGCTGCACGATGAAAGTGGAGAAAGTAGACCAATGAAACTGACTGAGCTATCCCCCAAACTATCCCCAAATCTTCGAGCCCCGGTGCTTCCGATGCTCGCGCTCGCCTTTCTTGTTGGCGTAGCAGGTTGCAAGAGCAACTCCGACCAGACCGCCCAACCCGACCAAACCGCGCAGGATCAAACCACCTCAGCCGATCAGGGCCAAAACCCCTCGGACCCG
This portion of the Acidicapsa acidisoli genome encodes:
- the tyrS gene encoding tyrosine--tRNA ligase, giving the protein MHEFLSVDEQLDLLQKGAAEIIRVSDLRERLEESRKTGRPLRVKAGFDPTAPDLHLGHTVLMRKLRHFQQLGHQVIFLVGDFTSLIGDPTGRNVTRKPLTREQINENAKTYQEQVFKILDRDQTEVRFNSEWLDKLGFEGTIRLASHFTVSQMLERDEFHKRFEAEQPIGLHEFLYPMMQGYDSVALECDVELGGTDQKFNLLGGRELQRQFGQKPQIVLMTPILEGLDGVQKMSKSLGNAIGIHEPPAEMYGKLMSISDELMWKFWALLTDLRQSEVDGLQAEVASGALHPMEAKKRLARTIVADFHSAEEAARADENWARMFQQREVGEDLEEVAVTYADLVGPSGLPGGLAIRLPKLLVQLGLAASGAEASRKIAEKAVKLDGEVAGNATIPLEKLPARIVVRLGKRAKVAMIS